In the genome of Hymenobacter cellulosivorans, one region contains:
- a CDS encoding complex I subunit 4 family protein, with protein sequence MLTAFLLFFPVAAALLLHFAKGNAARVMALGAALVEFAVAVFAAITAASGMTPGNSEAAYSSFAVNIPWIASAGINFHIGMDGLSLLLVLLTTFLVPLIILASFRHDYPNASAFYALILFMQTGLIGVFVSLDAFLFYFFWEVALIPIYFLAGVWGSERRIAVTFKFFLYTIIGSLFMLAAFVYLYFQTGANGGVRSSDIAAFYNLTLSAGEQAWLFWLIFIAFAVKMPIFPFHTWQPDTYTESPVPATMLLSGIMLKMGIYGTLRWLLPVVPLGTSQWGKLVMILAVIGIIYGAIIAIRQQDMKRLIAYSSLSHVGLMAAGVFSLNMMGLQGAVIQMLAHGVNVVGMFFIGDIIQRRTGTRQIAELGGLTKHTPLLSVSFLVLLLGTVALPLTNGFVGEFLLLAGVYKYNMWLGAVAGVTIILAAVYLLRMFQRVMLGPETSLTSTIQDLTGSELAVLVPLIVLVFWIGLFPNTFLQISEPAVLQILTLMGKQ encoded by the coding sequence ATGCTGACTGCCTTTTTACTTTTCTTTCCCGTCGCGGCGGCGCTTCTGCTGCACTTTGCCAAAGGCAATGCGGCGCGGGTAATGGCCCTGGGGGCAGCCCTGGTGGAATTTGCCGTAGCCGTGTTTGCCGCCATTACGGCTGCCTCGGGCATGACGCCCGGCAACAGTGAGGCCGCTTATTCGTCCTTTGCCGTTAATATTCCCTGGATAGCCTCGGCCGGCATCAACTTCCACATTGGCATGGATGGGCTGAGCCTGCTGCTGGTGCTGCTGACCACCTTTCTGGTGCCGCTCATCATCCTGGCTTCCTTCCGCCACGACTATCCCAACGCCTCGGCCTTCTACGCCCTAATTTTGTTCATGCAGACCGGCCTGATCGGCGTGTTCGTGTCGCTGGATGCCTTCCTGTTCTACTTCTTCTGGGAAGTGGCCCTGATTCCGATTTACTTCCTGGCCGGTGTGTGGGGCTCCGAGCGCCGCATTGCCGTTACCTTCAAGTTCTTCTTGTACACCATCATCGGCTCGCTCTTCATGCTGGCCGCCTTTGTGTACCTCTACTTCCAAACCGGAGCCAACGGCGGGGTTCGGTCGTCCGACATTGCGGCTTTCTACAACCTGACCTTGTCGGCTGGGGAACAGGCCTGGCTGTTCTGGCTGATCTTCATTGCCTTTGCCGTGAAGATGCCGATTTTCCCCTTCCACACCTGGCAGCCCGACACTTACACCGAAAGCCCCGTGCCCGCTACCATGCTGCTCTCGGGCATTATGCTCAAGATGGGTATCTATGGCACGTTGCGCTGGCTGCTGCCTGTGGTGCCGCTCGGCACGAGCCAGTGGGGTAAGCTGGTCATGATTCTCGCAGTTATCGGCATTATCTACGGTGCCATCATTGCCATTCGCCAGCAGGATATGAAGCGGCTTATTGCCTATTCGTCTCTGTCCCACGTGGGCTTAATGGCCGCCGGGGTATTTTCGCTGAACATGATGGGCCTGCAGGGCGCCGTGATACAGATGCTAGCTCACGGCGTAAACGTGGTTGGTATGTTCTTTATCGGCGACATTATTCAGCGCCGCACCGGCACCCGCCAGATTGCTGAGCTGGGTGGCCTGACCAAGCACACGCCGCTGCTGTCGGTGAGCTTCCTGGTGCTGCTGCTCGGCACGGTAGCTTTGCCGCTCACCAACGGCTTCGTAGGCGAATTCCTGCTGCTGGCCGGTGTGTACAAGTACAACATGTGGCTGGGCGCCGTGGCCGGTGTGACCATCATTCTGGCGGCCGTGTACCTGCTGCGCATGTTCCAGCGCGTGATGCTGGGTCCGGAAACCTCCCTGACTTCTACTATTCAAGACCTGACTGGTAGTGAGCTGGCCGTGCTGGTGCCCCTGATTGTGCTGGTATTCTGGATTGGCCTTTTCCCCAATACCTTCCTGCAAATTTCGGAGCCGGCCGTACTGCAGATCTTGACCCTGATGGGTAAACAATAA